One Solanum pennellii chromosome 10, SPENNV200 genomic region harbors:
- the LOC107002788 gene encoding calcium-binding protein PBP1-like — MAFPLPRSPSTPSKSLLYIILHTPFSSNKINSSFLISNFSLSSMANSTSRKSNFNDCLPLMAEKLGGDGLIGELCKGFQLLMDRDKGVITIESLKKNSALLGLQDLSDDDLKGMVKEGDFDGDGALNQMEFCVLMFRLSPELMEQSQFLLEEALQQEFVDSDFSF, encoded by the coding sequence ATGGCTTTTCCCCTTCCTAGAAGCCCCTCTACACCATCCAAATCTCTCCTATATATTATTCTCCACACACCCTTTTCCTCAAACAAGATCAATTCTTCATTTCTTATCTCCaatttttcactttcttcaaTGGCTAATTCTACTTCAAGAAAATCTAATTTCAATGATTGTTTGCCTCTTATGGCTGAAAAACTTGGTGGGGATGGTTTAATAGGTGAGTTATGTAAAGGGTTTCAGCTATTAATGGATAGGGATAAAGGGGTCATCACAATTGAGAGTTTAAAGAAGAATTCAGCTTTGTTAGGGTTGCAAGATTTGAGTGATGATGATCTTAAAGGTATGGTTAAAGAAGGGGATTTTGATGGTGATGGAGCTCTTAATCAGATGGAGTTTTGTGTTTTGATGTTCAGATTGAGTCCTGAGTTGATGGAACAATCTCAGTTTTTGTTAGAAGAAGCTCTGCAGCAAGAGTTTGTTGATTCTGACTTTTCATTCtaa